GGAATCAACTCAACAAAAGCGCCAAAATCGGCTATTTTTTTAACCTTTGCCTTGTATGTCTTCCCTGCTTCCAATTCCTGAACAAGAGCAGCTATCTTGTCTTTGGCCTTTTCAATAGCCTCTTTGTTGCTTCCAAAAATATTAAGGATACCGTCATCCATTATATCTATAGAAACACCCGTTTCTTCAATAATAGCCTTTATTGTTTTTCCTCCAGGCCCGATTACGAGACCAACCTTATCAGGTTTGATACTCATAACTTCAAAACGCGGAGCGTTAGGAGATAAATCACCCCTCGGAGCATCGATAATTTCATTCATTTTAGAAAGGATATGAAGTCTGCCCTCTTTTGCCTGTGCCAAAGCTTTTTCAAGGATATCTCTCGATAGACCTTCTATCTTGATATCCATCTGCAAAGCAGTAATACCGTCTTTAGTACCTGCGACTTTAAAATCCATATCGCCAAGATGGTCTTCTATCCCCATTATATCACTCAATACAACATACTTATCTTTTTCATAAATCAAGCCCATTGCGATTCCAGCAACAGCATCCTTGACAGGAACACCGGCATCCATAAGAGAAAGTGAACCACCACATACAGTCGCCATTGAGGATGAACCGTTAGACTCTAATATTTCTGACACTACCCTTATAGTGTACGGGAAATCCTTTTCATCGGGAATCATAAATGAAAGTGCCCTTTCAGCCAAGGCACCGTGCCCAATCTCTCTTCTACCCGGAGCTCTCAAAAATCCAACCTCGCCGACACAAAAAGGTGGGAAATTATAATGGAGCATAAATCTCTTGCTCCCTTCACCTTCTATATCATCAAGCATCTGACTGTCCATTTTTGTGCCAAGTGTAGTAGTAACAAGAGCCTGAGTCTCACCCCTTGTAAAAAGGGCTGAGCCATGAGCCTTTGGAAGAAGGTTAATTTCTATATCTATAGGTCTTACTTCAGTATATCCTCTACCATCAACTCTGTGTCCAGAATTTAACGTAATATCTCTAAAAACATCTTTCTCTACAAGACCATAAGCTTCCTTATATGCACTTTCAAGTTCAGCAAATTCATCGCCCAAATCTTCCTTAAGCTTGGTGAAGTATTCCTCTTTAACGTTATCAATAGCAGCATACTTTTCCTGCTTTCCCGGAATCAGAACCGCTTCTTTTAACTTTTCAGCAAGCTCACTATGGACTTTTTGATATATATTATCAGGAACCGTAAAGTCTTTATATTCCATTTTTGGTTTGCCAATCTCAGCAGCCATTTTCTCCTGAACAGCAACAATTTTCTTTATATACTCATGCCCAAACTCTAAAGCCTCAACAACTTCTTCCTCACTAACATTGTTCATTCCGGCTTCAACCATAACAATGGCATCTTTAGTCCCTGCAAGAACAATATTCATATCAAGATTGTCGTAAGTGTCAGCAGAAGGATTTATAATTAAATTCCCATCCTTTTTGCCTACCCTAACTCCACACACCGGTCCATTAAAAGGTATATCAGATATCATAAGTGCGGCACTTGCAGCATTAAGTGCAAGGATATCAGGAGAATGTTTTGAGTCACTTGAAACTACAGTTGCTATAACCTGTGTTTCATTTCTAAAACCTTCAGGGAATAAAGGTCTCAAAGGCCTGTCTATAAGCCTTGATACCAATGTTTCTCTATCCGAAGGTCGACTTTCCCTTTTGATAAATCCGCCAGGAATCTTACCCACAGCATAAAACTTTTCAACATAATTCACAGTTAGCGGGAAAAAGTCTATTTTTTCGGGAGATTTTTTGCTTGCAACAGCAGTAACCAAGACAATAGTATCACCTTGTCTAGCCCAAATACTGGCATTGGTCTGCTTTGCTTTGAACCCTGTCTCGAAAATAATAGGCTCGATACTATCATCGAGCCTTACTTCAAATTCTTTCACGTCTTTTTTCATTACTTACCCTATTTCCTTAACCCTAAAGTATCGATAAGAGTTTTGTACCTGTTGTAGTCCTTCTTTTTGAGGTAATCAAGAAGCTTCCTTCTTTTACCTACCAACATAAGAAGACCTTTTCTTGAGTGAAAGTCCTTTTTGTGTGTTGCAAAATGTTCAGTAAGTTGCTTTATCCTTTCGGTTAATAGCGCTACCTGAACTTCAGGAGAACCAGTATCCCCTTCACATGTCTTAAACTTCTCAATAATTTCGTTTTTCAACGCTTTTTCTAATGCCATTAAACACCTCCAATTTCAAACGTATACTATATTATCATTTTTATTACTTTACAAGTTTTTTTTAACTTTATTTAACTTTTAATCTTTGAATATTTTTACAACTTTAAGCGGTATATCTTTCCCTTCATTTTTTTTTGCAAAGCCTAATACATTTTTAAGTCTATCTGTTATCCAAAAGAAATCGGATTCCTCTTCAATAGGCAATTTAATGTAACCATTTTTCTGTATCTGAACTCCATTTAAAAATCTTTCCACATACTCATCTTTAAGCACACAATTTGGCCAGTCTATAACTTTTTCCATAGGGATAACAAAACTAAAATCATCTTTCTTAACCATTTCAACTATCTCGTATAATTTAAAAGAGCTTTTAATATCAAAGACACCGTTTCTTGTCCTTATGAGATTCTGCATTGTCCCGTAAGAACCAAGACTATCACCTAAAAAATCTATAAGGCTCCTGATATACGTACCTTTTTCACAAAAAAACCTTATTATAATTTCAGGATAACTATAATTTAAAATTTCTGCTTCGTACACTGTCATTATCCTCGTACCTGCATCATCAATAAGCCCTTTCCTTGCTAATTTGTATGCTCTTTGACCTGAAATTTTAACAGCAGAAAAAGCAGGAATCTTATATTCCCTCTCACCTATAATCAGTTCCAGGACTTCTTTGATGGCTTGCAAGTCAGGGACTTCATTTGACTCATGCAAAATCTTACCCGTAATATCCATTGTATCCGTTTTGATCCCTAACCTGACTGATGCAATATACTCTTTATCCTTTGCCATCAGATAATCTGACAGTTTAGTTGCCTGATTAACACATACAGGTAGCACACCTTCAGCAATCGGATCCAGCGTCCCGATATGACCGCATTTCTTTGTTTTAAGTATTTTTTTCAAAGATTCAACTACGCTAAAGGATGAGCAACCACTCTCTTTGTTGACGTTTACAATTCCATTCATTTATCTTTGGATACTTCCCTAATGAGGGACTCAATCTTCAGTGCATTATCAAGGGTGTCATCATAAAAAAACTCAAGATGAGGTACCTTTTTAAGCCTTAAAACTTTCATTAACTTCCCTCTGATAAAATTGGCACTATTGTTAAGACCAATAACACAACCATCCTTATCACCATCAAGAAGCGTCCTCACATACACCTTAGCAACACTAAAATCTTTCGCCACAACAATATCTGTAATCGAAACATTAACCACTCTCGGATCTTTAAGCTCCTTGAATATTATATTCATGATTTCATGTTTAAGAAGCTCACCAACTCTTTTATCTCTAAAACTGCCACTATTTTGCATTTATAAAATCTCCTGATTTATCTCCAACACAACCACGTCATGTTGATTGTCCACAAAATCTACAACCTTGCCTAACTGCTCATTGCAAAAAGAGGTGTCATCACTTATCAAAGCAACACCTATTTCTGCCCTATTCCAAATATCCTTCTCTCCAATTTCAGCAACAGAAATATTGAATTTGCTCTTTAGCTTTGTCTTGAGACTATTTAAAACCCTCCTTTTCTCCTTTAAAGAAAATGCAGAAGGGATTTCGAGCAAAATATTCAATACACCTATAATCATTTATATCATTTAAGCTCTTTAAGCTCCCTCTTTCTTTCTACCATTTCATAAACTTCGAATATGTCGCCCTCTTTGATGTCATTAAACCTGTCAATACCCACACCACACTCATAACCGGCAACAACTTCCTTTGCATCATCCTGAAAACGTTTCAAAGAACCAACTGTACCATCATAAACAACTATATTGTCACGAATAACCCTAACTTTCGCGTTTCTTGTAATTTTACCTTCCAATACATATGCACCGGCGATTTTTCCTATTTTAGGCACTGAAAATACTTGTCTTACCTCAACTCTACCTATTACACTTTCATTAACCTCTGGGGAGAGCATACCTTCAATAGCACTTTTAATGTTATCTATCGCTTCATAAATAACCGAATATAGGTTAATTTCCACATTTTCACGCTCGGCAACTGCTCTTGCATTATTGTCAGGCCTTACGTTAAATCCAATAATAACTGCATTTGAAGCAGCAGCCAAAAGGACATCCGATTCATTTATACCGCCAACACCATCATGAATAATATTTACCTTAACTTCCTGGTTTGATAACTTAATTAAACTTGTCTTTAGAGCTTCCACAGACCCTTGTACATCAGCCTTTATGACAATGTTAAGCTCCTGAATTTCACCTTCTTTGATTCTATCAAACAGATCGTTAAGACTTACCTTGCTCTTCTCCCTCAGCTCAGCCTCTTTCATTTTTGCCATTCTAATCTCTGCAACCTGTCTTGCTACCTTTTCATTTGGCACAACAATAAAGGTTTGGCCTGATTCAGGAACAGAAGAAAATCCCATTACTTCTACAGGTACAGATGGGCCGGCAGTCTTCACACTCCTTCCAACTGAGTTAAACATAGCTCTAACCTTACCAAATGTTGGGCCTACTACAAAAAAATCTCCATTTTTCAAAGTGCCTTTTCTAACCAAGACAGTACCCACCGGGCCTCGCTGTTTATCAAGCTTGGATTCAATAATTATACCTTCAGCTAACCTGTCATAATCAGCCTTAAGCTCCAACATATCTGCCTCAAGGAGGACTCTTTCAAGCAAATCTTCAATTCCAATTCTATTTTTAGCTGAAATTTCCTGAAACTGGTTTTCACCGCCCCATTCTTCAGGAATTATTCCATATTCTGCAAGCTGAGTTTTAACCTTCTCGGGATTTGCATTAGGTTTGTCAATTTTATTAACTGCTACAACCAATCTTACCCCTGCAGCCTTAGAATGGTCTATTGCCTCTTTTGTTTGAGGCATAACCCCGTCATCAGCCGCAACAACAAGAATTACAATATCTGTAACATTTGCACCCCTTGCCCTTAATGTAGTAAAAGCCTCATGACCGGGAGTATCAAGAAACGTTATGCTTCTGCCATTTAAATCAACTTCATAAGCACCTATATGCTGGGTAATACCTCCGGCTTCACCCTCTGCAACCCTTGTCTTTCTGATTGCATCAAGTAAAGATGTCTTACCGTGGTCAACGTGCCCCATAACTGTAACAATAGGAGGTCTTGGCTTCATCTTCTCTGGATTATCTTCATACTTCGGCAACAAATCATCTTCTGTAATTGTTTTAACCACCACTTCTATATCATATTCTGCACCTAATAGCTGAGCAGTTTCCGCATCAATTGCCTGATTTACCGAAGCCATTACACCCATAGCAAAAAGTTTTTTAACAAGCTCAACGGCCTTTATCCCTAGCAAGCCTGCTAACTCATTTACAGTGATAGTTTCACCTATTTCAACTTTTGTAATCTTTACAGGTTCCTGCTTTTTACTCTCTTTTGCTCTATCTTTTTTCTTAGGTTTCTGTTGTCTTTTACCTTTATTTTTCTGAGCAATATCTTCAGTTTTTTCTACAATTACCTCTTCATCTATAATAATCTCATCTTTTATTTCACCTTTAACTATTGCTTCCTCAAGCTCAAGCTCATCAAACCCCTCTAAAATGTCTTTAACCAAATTTTTCTCTTTTTTAACACCTTTCTTAGCCTTAACCTTTTTGGGCTCAATATCCTCTTTAGGAGTTTCTTTTTTCTTGTCTATATCGACTCTTTTTAGTTTTTCAAAAGTCTCAGACGGTTTATCAATATCATCTTGCTTTTTAAATGCGGCTTTACCCCTCGAATCATCCTCTCTTCTTGGCTTTTGCTCTACTTTTTTATCTTTAAACTGCTTTGTTTCAGGGGTTCTTGTATCCCTTCTTGAGTCAGAATGTTCTCTTGGTCTTCTATTAAAATCCCTACCATCTTTTTTCTCTCTATGAACAGGCTTTGGTTTATCTTCAGTTTTTTCACTCTGAGATGGTTTTTGAGTTTCTTTTTTATCTTCATCCTTCACAGGTGCAGCAACTTCAGTAGCTAAAGTAGCAGATTCGGGAGCAGCTTTTGATACTTCGACAGTCTGTACTTTTTCTTGCTCCACTTTTGTTTCTTCTGCCTCTTTCTCTTTGTTTAACTCTTCCTGCTTTACCTTGGCAATTTTTTCTCTTTCCTCATCCACTTTTTTCAAAGATTTTTCAAGCTCTCTCTTCTTTCGCAAAAGCTCTTCCTTGGAAATTCTTTTCGAACTGTCATCATCACTCTTTTTAATTACTACTTCTTTTGGCCTTGAGTGTCTTTTATGCCTCTCAAGAGCTTTTTTCAAAAGCTCCTGTCTTTTGTCTACACTAAGAATCTTAGGGTCAACCCCTAGGTGACTTACAGCTTTTTCATTCACCATATCATCAGGGGATGAAACATCTATATTTATCTCTTTTAATTTTTCCAACGCATCTTCAAAACTTAATCCTGCCTTTTCGATAACTTCCTGTAACTTAAATTTACTCATACCAAAAGCACTCCTTAAAAGTTTAACTGCTTAATCTTATTCAATCTACTAAGCATTATGTCAATATTTTTAACATTTATATTTTTATTTTCCATATCTCTCAAGTAAGTCAAAAAACCATCTCTGTCCTTTAAAAATAACTCAACACATTTATCCTTTAATTTCTTGTTCAAACTACTCAAATGATTAAAAATAACATTTTCTATCTCTTCATAAAGGTAACTTAAAAGAATATCTTTTTCAACACCTGTTATTTTTTTGAGTGCGGAACCTTTAACTCTCAATAAATCCTCATAACAGATGTAAAATCCTCTCCCTGGCATATTATGCTCTAAATCTACCTTTGCTATTTTATTCTCTCTTACAAATCTTAACAATTCTTTTTTTTCAAATTTACACTTACAAACAATACACGTTCTGATATTTTTACTCTTCTTCTTCTGACTCTTCTGTGAAGTCATCATCTTGAAGCTCTGCAAGTTTTGAAGTTAAATAATCGATGGCACTGTTTATTATATTTATTGCTTCCTCGTCACTTATTTCAAGAGCGGCAGCCACTTCTTCCAAGTTGGATGTAGAAAGCTTTTCAACATCATCAATACCGGCATCGACAAGTCTTCTCACCATTTCGTCAGTCAAAACGTCAATATGCTCCAGATTATAAAGTTCATCAAATTCCTTAAACTCTTGCTCCTGCTCTATAAGTCTTACTTTTCTTATTTCGTTGTATTCACTTTCTTTCAGTACATCTAATCTCCAACCGGTAAGCATGGCAGCTAACTTAACATTTTGCCCTTTCTTACCGATAGCAAGTGAAAGTTCGTCATCCGGTACTACAACCTCAATAGTCTCTTCATCTTCAAAAATATTTGTCAATAATACCTGAGCAGGTGAAATGGCGTTACATACATATTTTACCGGGTCTGGTGACCACTCTATCACATCTATCTTTTCCCCTCTCAACTCCTGGCTTATTGAATTAATCCTGACCCCCTTAAGCCCAATACATGCCCCTACGGGATCAATGTTTGAATTGGTTGAATAAACAGCAACTTTCGCCCTGTCACCCGGTTCGCGAGCAACACCTTTTACATCTATAATACCTTCATAAACTTCAGGGATTTCCATTTCAAAAAGTTTTTTAAGAAATTCAGGGTGAGTCCTGGACAATATCAACTGAGGCCAACCTTTAACGACTCTGATTTCAAGTAATAAAGCTCTTACATAATCGCCTCTCCCAAAGAAATCGGCAGGGATACTTTCCCTTTTAGGTAAGATAGCTTCAGCTTTACCAATATTGACAACTAAATTATCGCGCTCAGTCTTCAGTACTGTACCATTTAATATTTCACCAACTTTATTTTGAAACTGCTCATAAATTACCTGTCTTTCGGCATCTCTTATCTTTTCTAATAGTTTATTTTTAGCTGCAATTGCTGCCTGCCTGCCAAGAGCTTCAAGTGTAGTAGGAACCATTACAATATCCCCAAGCTGAGGATTTTCTTTATATTTTTTAGCTTCTTCTATACTTATCTCATGCCACTTACTGTCTATCTCTTCGGAAACCTCTTTCGGAATTAAAATTTTTATAGTCCCTTTTTCTATGTCAACAGTCACCTCAGGTTCACCATATTTTCCAATTTTTTTATGTACAGCAGTAACAATCGCTTCTCTTAATACTTCACTTAACATACTGCGGCTTAGCCCCTTTTCTCTTCCAAGCTCATCAGCCACTTTAGCAAATTCTCTGATCATCTTGCCTCCTAAAAATCTATTTCTAATTTAGCTTTTTTTATATTTTTTATATCTATGTCAAAATGTTTACTTTCATGTTCAACATATATAATAATCTTGTCCTCATTCACTTCCATAATTTTACCCTTAAAATTCTTTCTATTCTCTCCCACAGGGTTAATTAAGGTAATTTTGCAAACCTTCCCTTTATACCTTAAAAAATCTTTTTGATTTCTAAGGGGCCTGTCAATGCCCGGTGTAGAAACCTCAAGAGAGTATTTACCCTCTATCAAATCCTCGTTATCCAGCCATTCGTACACAAAATTACTCACTTTAGCGCACTCTTCAAGCCCTACATTTTCACCATCAATAATGACCCTTAAGACATTACCGGCTCTTTCCCTTCTATAAGTAACATCAAATATTTCAACACCATCGAAAGGTAAATTATTCTTTAAATAATCCCTAACTGTGTGTTCAATTTTTTTGTGGACTATGCTCATGATTGTTTGACAAACCCTATACAAAAAAATAAGTGGGAAAATACCCACTTATTTTTCTTTTATCATACATAAAATTATAATTCAAGAACTTTTTATTTCAAGTTATTTATTCAGCCTTATAATGTAAAACCTAACTCAAAAGCTTTAATATTACTTTCAACTGTTTTCGGAGGTACTTTACTCTCAATAATATTTTTCCAGACCTTTTTTTCAAAAGGGAGCGTTTTTGCCAAAGCACCTACTACAGCCATACCGGCAACTTTTACATTTCCAGACTCTTGAGCTATCTTCAAAGCGTCAATCTGGCTTACACCTTTAAATAACTTTAATTTCTGTTTGATAACCTTTTCAGGGTATTCTTCCTTACCTGATAAAACACCAGGAGGAAAAATCTTGTTTGTATTCAAAATAAGAAGTGTTTCGCTGTTAACATACTCCATATACCTCAAAAACTCCATATACTCAAAAGATACCATAATATCTGCTTCGCCAAATGAAATAACGGGAGAATAAACTTTCTTAGCTATCCTCACATGACTGACTACACTCCCGCCACGTTGAGCCATACCGTG
This DNA window, taken from Deferrivibrio essentukiensis, encodes the following:
- the truB gene encoding tRNA pseudouridine(55) synthase TruB; translation: MNGIVNVNKESGCSSFSVVESLKKILKTKKCGHIGTLDPIAEGVLPVCVNQATKLSDYLMAKDKEYIASVRLGIKTDTMDITGKILHESNEVPDLQAIKEVLELIIGEREYKIPAFSAVKISGQRAYKLARKGLIDDAGTRIMTVYEAEILNYSYPEIIIRFFCEKGTYIRSLIDFLGDSLGSYGTMQNLIRTRNGVFDIKSSFKLYEIVEMVKKDDFSFVIPMEKVIDWPNCVLKDEYVERFLNGVQIQKNGYIKLPIEEESDFFWITDRLKNVLGFAKKNEGKDIPLKVVKIFKD
- a CDS encoding indolepyruvate oxidoreductase subunit beta, with translation MSFNILMFGVGGQGTVLSSDIVCEVAIESGYDAKKSEIHGMAQRGGSVVSHVRIAKKVYSPVISFGEADIMVSFEYMEFLRYMEYVNSETLLILNTNKIFPPGVLSGKEEYPEKVIKQKLKLFKGVSQIDALKIAQESGNVKVAGMAVVGALAKTLPFEKKVWKNIIESKVPPKTVESNIKAFELGFTL
- the rpsO gene encoding 30S ribosomal protein S15, which gives rise to MALEKALKNEIIEKFKTCEGDTGSPEVQVALLTERIKQLTEHFATHKKDFHSRKGLLMLVGKRRKLLDYLKKKDYNRYKTLIDTLGLRK
- a CDS encoding YlxR family protein is translated as MMTSQKSQKKKSKNIRTCIVCKCKFEKKELLRFVRENKIAKVDLEHNMPGRGFYICYEDLLRVKGSALKKITGVEKDILLSYLYEEIENVIFNHLSSLNKKLKDKCVELFLKDRDGFLTYLRDMENKNINVKNIDIMLSRLNKIKQLNF
- the rbfA gene encoding 30S ribosome-binding factor RbfA, whose amino-acid sequence is MQNSGSFRDKRVGELLKHEIMNIIFKELKDPRVVNVSITDIVVAKDFSVAKVYVRTLLDGDKDGCVIGLNNSANFIRGKLMKVLRLKKVPHLEFFYDDTLDNALKIESLIREVSKDK
- the infB gene encoding translation initiation factor IF-2 — its product is MSKFKLQEVIEKAGLSFEDALEKLKEINIDVSSPDDMVNEKAVSHLGVDPKILSVDKRQELLKKALERHKRHSRPKEVVIKKSDDDSSKRISKEELLRKKRELEKSLKKVDEEREKIAKVKQEELNKEKEAEETKVEQEKVQTVEVSKAAPESATLATEVAAPVKDEDKKETQKPSQSEKTEDKPKPVHREKKDGRDFNRRPREHSDSRRDTRTPETKQFKDKKVEQKPRREDDSRGKAAFKKQDDIDKPSETFEKLKRVDIDKKKETPKEDIEPKKVKAKKGVKKEKNLVKDILEGFDELELEEAIVKGEIKDEIIIDEEVIVEKTEDIAQKNKGKRQQKPKKKDRAKESKKQEPVKITKVEIGETITVNELAGLLGIKAVELVKKLFAMGVMASVNQAIDAETAQLLGAEYDIEVVVKTITEDDLLPKYEDNPEKMKPRPPIVTVMGHVDHGKTSLLDAIRKTRVAEGEAGGITQHIGAYEVDLNGRSITFLDTPGHEAFTTLRARGANVTDIVILVVAADDGVMPQTKEAIDHSKAAGVRLVVAVNKIDKPNANPEKVKTQLAEYGIIPEEWGGENQFQEISAKNRIGIEDLLERVLLEADMLELKADYDRLAEGIIIESKLDKQRGPVGTVLVRKGTLKNGDFFVVGPTFGKVRAMFNSVGRSVKTAGPSVPVEVMGFSSVPESGQTFIVVPNEKVARQVAEIRMAKMKEAELREKSKVSLNDLFDRIKEGEIQELNIVIKADVQGSVEALKTSLIKLSNQEVKVNIIHDGVGGINESDVLLAAASNAVIIGFNVRPDNNARAVAERENVEINLYSVIYEAIDNIKSAIEGMLSPEVNESVIGRVEVRQVFSVPKIGKIAGAYVLEGKITRNAKVRVIRDNIVVYDGTVGSLKRFQDDAKEVVAGYECGVGIDRFNDIKEGDIFEVYEMVERKRELKELK
- a CDS encoding DUF503 domain-containing protein produces the protein MIIGVLNILLEIPSAFSLKEKRRVLNSLKTKLKSKFNISVAEIGEKDIWNRAEIGVALISDDTSFCNEQLGKVVDFVDNQHDVVVLEINQEIL
- the rimP gene encoding ribosome maturation factor RimP translates to MSIVHKKIEHTVRDYLKNNLPFDGVEIFDVTYRRERAGNVLRVIIDGENVGLEECAKVSNFVYEWLDNEDLIEGKYSLEVSTPGIDRPLRNQKDFLRYKGKVCKITLINPVGENRKNFKGKIMEVNEDKIIIYVEHESKHFDIDIKNIKKAKLEIDF
- the nusA gene encoding transcription termination factor NusA, translated to MIREFAKVADELGREKGLSRSMLSEVLREAIVTAVHKKIGKYGEPEVTVDIEKGTIKILIPKEVSEEIDSKWHEISIEEAKKYKENPQLGDIVMVPTTLEALGRQAAIAAKNKLLEKIRDAERQVIYEQFQNKVGEILNGTVLKTERDNLVVNIGKAEAILPKRESIPADFFGRGDYVRALLLEIRVVKGWPQLILSRTHPEFLKKLFEMEIPEVYEGIIDVKGVAREPGDRAKVAVYSTNSNIDPVGACIGLKGVRINSISQELRGEKIDVIEWSPDPVKYVCNAISPAQVLLTNIFEDEETIEVVVPDDELSLAIGKKGQNVKLAAMLTGWRLDVLKESEYNEIRKVRLIEQEQEFKEFDELYNLEHIDVLTDEMVRRLVDAGIDDVEKLSTSNLEEVAAALEISDEEAINIINSAIDYLTSKLAELQDDDFTEESEEEE
- the pnp gene encoding polyribonucleotide nucleotidyltransferase, translated to MKKDVKEFEVRLDDSIEPIIFETGFKAKQTNASIWARQGDTIVLVTAVASKKSPEKIDFFPLTVNYVEKFYAVGKIPGGFIKRESRPSDRETLVSRLIDRPLRPLFPEGFRNETQVIATVVSSDSKHSPDILALNAASAALMISDIPFNGPVCGVRVGKKDGNLIINPSADTYDNLDMNIVLAGTKDAIVMVEAGMNNVSEEEVVEALEFGHEYIKKIVAVQEKMAAEIGKPKMEYKDFTVPDNIYQKVHSELAEKLKEAVLIPGKQEKYAAIDNVKEEYFTKLKEDLGDEFAELESAYKEAYGLVEKDVFRDITLNSGHRVDGRGYTEVRPIDIEINLLPKAHGSALFTRGETQALVTTTLGTKMDSQMLDDIEGEGSKRFMLHYNFPPFCVGEVGFLRAPGRREIGHGALAERALSFMIPDEKDFPYTIRVVSEILESNGSSSMATVCGGSLSLMDAGVPVKDAVAGIAMGLIYEKDKYVVLSDIMGIEDHLGDMDFKVAGTKDGITALQMDIKIEGLSRDILEKALAQAKEGRLHILSKMNEIIDAPRGDLSPNAPRFEVMSIKPDKVGLVIGPGGKTIKAIIEETGVSIDIMDDGILNIFGSNKEAIEKAKDKIAALVQELEAGKTYKAKVKKIADFGAFVELIPGVEALLHVSEYALERTKNIGDHLKVGDLVEVKYLGKDEKGRLKISRKELLKGV